The following coding sequences are from one Mus pahari chromosome X, PAHARI_EIJ_v1.1, whole genome shotgun sequence window:
- the Dgat2l6 gene encoding diacylglycerol O-acyltransferase 2-like protein 6 yields MAFFSCLDLQEGLRTLSVLQWIPVYVLLGTLSILGIPYFLLFTTLWPLFVLFLVWIAYDWKTHTQDGRRSAWVRNWTLWKYFQSYFPVKLVKTHDLSPKHNYIILSHPHGIFSYGAFINFATEATGFSGVFPSITPFLATLEGIFWIPLVRDYVMSMGICPVSKLSLTYKLTQKDSGNAVIIVPGGASESLLSSPGVSMVYLKKRQGFVKLALKTGAYLVPSYTFGENETYNQEIFPEGTWLRFFQKNIQKIGKRLLGINFCTVHGRGLTRGSWGFLPFNHPITTVVGEPLPVPKILDPDKETVAKYLELYISALRKLFDQHKADYGFSKTQELTII; encoded by the exons GAACTCTTTCCATCTTGGGTATACCCTATTTCCTGCTGTTCACTACCTTATGGCCCTTGTTTGTGCTCTTCTTAGTCTGGATTGCCTATGATTGGAAAACCCACACTCAAG ATGGTAGGCGTTCAGCTTGGGTACGAAACTGGACCCTCTGGAAGTATTTCCAAAGCTACTTCCCAGTAAAG CTGGTGAAGACCCATGACCTTTCTCCCAAACACAACTACATCATTCTCAGCCACCCCCATGGCATTTTCAGTTATGGTGCCTTCATCAACTTTGCTACTGAGGCCACTGGCTTTTCCGGGGTTTTCCCTTCTATAACTCCCTTTTTAGCAACCTTGGAAGGGATCTTCTGGATCCCACTTGTGCGAGACTATGTGATGTCCATGG GTATTTGTCCGGTGAGTAAGTTGTCTCTGACGTACAAGCTGACCCAGAAAGACTCAGGCAATGCTGTGATCATTGTACCAGGTGGAGCTTCTGAATCGCTCTTGAGCAGCCCAGGAGTCTCCATGGTCTACCTCAAAAAACGCCAAGGTTTTGTGAAGCTAGCACTCAAGACAGG AGCATATCTTGTTCCTTCTTATACCTTTGGTGAGAATGAGACTTACAACCAAGAGATCTTTCCTGAAGGCACATGGCTAAGGTTCTTCCaaaaaaacatccagaaaattggCAAAAGACTTCTAGGCATAAATTTCTGTACTGTTCATGGTAGAGGCCTCACTAGGGGATCCTGGGGCTTTTTGCCTTTCAACCATCCTATTACCACTGTTG TTGGAGAACCCTTGCCAGTCCCCAAGATCCTTGATCCCGACAAGGAGACCGTGGCGAAGTACCTTGAACTTTATATCAGTGCCCTACGCAAGCTGTTTGACCAACACAAAGCTGATTATGGCTTCTCCAAGACCCAGGAACTGACAATTATATGA